A single region of the Halorubrum depositum genome encodes:
- the gatD gene encoding Glu-tRNA(Gln) amidotransferase subunit GatD: MQPGDRVRVERGDVTNEGVLLPSTTRDHLVVKLDGGYNVGVDRDAADAEVLESGARDVDEGADAGGGEASEITFDDDLPTISLISTGGTIASTVDYRTGAVTAQFDAEDVLRAVPDLAGRANYRGRVVANILSENMEPAIWRELAEAVAEEIEAGADGVVVMHGTDTMQYSASALSFMLDSPVPVVFTGSQRSADRPSSDNVMNAVCAVEAAKADHAETLVCMHATQSDDACALHRGTRVRKNHTSRRDAFETVGARPLGVVDYEAAAEAGAEGDAADAAIEWHREPLPRGSGPDADSEDADADLAPDLDGDVELAKFTPGMDPAAWDYLDDKDGVVIEGTGLGHVHTDLIPRIEELVEGGAVVAMTSQCLDGRVCDRVYDTGRDLLDAGVVEAGDTLPGTAKVKLMWALANLSDPAEAMGRDLAGELTEESQPWR; the protein is encoded by the coding sequence ATGCAACCGGGAGATCGCGTCCGCGTCGAGCGCGGGGACGTCACGAACGAGGGCGTACTGCTCCCCTCGACGACTCGCGACCACCTTGTCGTCAAGCTCGACGGGGGGTACAACGTCGGCGTCGACCGCGACGCGGCCGACGCCGAGGTGCTCGAATCGGGCGCCCGCGACGTCGACGAGGGGGCCGACGCGGGCGGGGGCGAGGCCTCCGAGATCACCTTCGACGACGACCTGCCGACGATCTCGCTCATCTCGACCGGCGGGACGATCGCCTCCACCGTCGACTACCGGACCGGCGCGGTCACCGCCCAGTTCGACGCCGAGGACGTGCTGCGAGCGGTCCCCGACCTGGCCGGCCGCGCGAACTACCGCGGGCGCGTCGTCGCCAACATCCTCTCGGAGAACATGGAGCCGGCCATCTGGCGGGAGCTCGCCGAGGCCGTCGCCGAGGAGATCGAGGCCGGCGCCGACGGCGTCGTCGTGATGCACGGCACCGACACGATGCAGTACTCCGCCTCCGCGCTCTCCTTCATGCTCGATTCGCCCGTCCCGGTCGTGTTCACCGGGAGCCAGCGCTCCGCGGACCGCCCCTCCTCGGACAACGTGATGAACGCGGTGTGCGCGGTCGAGGCCGCGAAGGCCGACCACGCCGAGACGCTCGTCTGCATGCACGCGACCCAGTCCGACGACGCCTGCGCGCTCCACCGCGGCACCCGCGTCCGGAAGAATCACACCTCCCGCCGCGACGCCTTCGAGACGGTTGGGGCCCGACCCCTCGGCGTCGTCGACTACGAGGCCGCGGCCGAGGCGGGCGCCGAGGGCGACGCGGCCGACGCCGCCATCGAGTGGCACCGCGAGCCGCTCCCGCGGGGGAGCGGGCCTGACGCGGATAGCGAAGACGCCGACGCCGACCTCGCCCCCGACCTCGACGGCGACGTGGAGCTGGCGAAGTTCACGCCCGGCATGGACCCCGCCGCGTGGGACTACCTCGACGACAAGGACGGCGTCGTCATCGAGGGGACCGGGCTCGGCCACGTCCACACCGACCTCATTCCGCGGATCGAGGAGCTGGTCGAGGGCGGGGCCGTCGTCGCGATGACGAGCCAGTGCCTCGACGGCCGCGTCTGCGACCGCGTGTACGACACCGGGCGCGACCTGCTCGACGCGGGCGTCGTGGAGGCGGGCGACACCCTCCCCGGCACCGCGAAGGTGAAGCTGATGTGGGCGCTCGCGAACCTGTCCGACCCCGCCGAGGCGATGGGGCGCGACCTCGCCGGCGAGCTCACCGAGGAGTCGCAGCCCTGGAGATGA
- a CDS encoding ABC transporter permease, with protein MATDTGSRFDGDELRAGLGLDDPRRLLRGAAGVVGFVVVWYLASLTQPAYVLPSPAAVGGAFAEELASGTMTTALWSSIRHWVPGTVVGTGLGVAAGVAFSWSGLLDDVTAPLVRTLRPVPPLALIGFAIAWFGINDAGAAFIIAVGAFWINYYAAYEAVEGISEDLLDVGRTLGVRGDLDAVRSIVLPASLPGILTGVRTGLGRCWMLVVASEIFGVPGVGREILRASNNLLVDTVIAYILVLSLMYLLVDVAFRAVQRRVLVWRA; from the coding sequence ATGGCGACCGACACCGGCAGCCGGTTCGACGGGGACGAACTGCGCGCCGGCCTCGGCCTCGACGACCCGCGGCGGCTCCTCCGCGGCGCCGCCGGCGTCGTCGGGTTCGTGGTCGTCTGGTACCTCGCCTCGCTCACGCAGCCGGCGTACGTGCTGCCGTCGCCGGCGGCGGTCGGCGGCGCCTTCGCCGAGGAACTCGCCTCCGGGACGATGACGACCGCGCTGTGGTCGAGTATCCGGCACTGGGTCCCGGGAACGGTCGTCGGCACCGGGCTCGGCGTCGCCGCGGGCGTCGCGTTCTCGTGGAGCGGGCTGCTCGACGACGTGACGGCGCCGCTCGTCAGGACGCTCCGGCCGGTCCCGCCGCTCGCGCTGATCGGTTTCGCGATCGCGTGGTTCGGGATCAACGACGCCGGCGCGGCCTTCATCATCGCCGTGGGCGCCTTCTGGATCAACTACTACGCGGCGTACGAGGCCGTCGAGGGCATCTCCGAGGACCTGCTCGACGTGGGTCGCACGCTCGGGGTCCGCGGCGACCTCGACGCGGTCCGGTCGATCGTCCTCCCGGCGTCCCTGCCGGGCATCCTCACCGGCGTCCGGACCGGTCTCGGGCGCTGCTGGATGCTCGTGGTCGCCTCCGAGATCTTCGGGGTTCCGGGCGTCGGCCGCGAGATCCTGCGCGCGAGCAACAACCTCCTCGTCGACACGGTGATCGCGTACATCCTCGTGTTGAGCCTGATGTACCTCCTCGTCGACGTTGCGTTCCGCGCCGTCCAACGGAGGGTGTTAGTGTGGCGGGCGTGA
- a CDS encoding prepilin peptidase, which produces MVATLPDLLRLLVVPVFAWAALRDVRTRRLPNRIWPPLYAFGALLLVWEAASMWPFAGVAGRLFLVQAAISLLFVAPLGYAFWYLGAFGGADAKALIALALLFPTFPEYAVAGAELPLVETQIGVFSLTVLTNAVLLGLAYPLGLAGLNLLRGELSANTFLARPVATESLPDRHGRLFEDDAGETRSGLDLDALRMYLRWRGLTLADLRADPDRLRDPESVGETFDPTDGGTHVGPRTDGGTAAQPEGEAAQPNSGPAAFDDPWAAERFLAEIDRGAYGTDVETLRGGLAVVAKKESVLVSPGMPFVVPMAVGLVVSLTFGDALFALLGVVGLV; this is translated from the coding sequence ATGGTCGCCACGCTGCCGGACCTCCTGCGCCTGCTCGTCGTTCCCGTCTTCGCGTGGGCGGCGCTACGGGACGTCCGGACCCGACGCCTCCCGAACCGGATCTGGCCGCCGCTGTACGCCTTCGGCGCGCTGCTGCTGGTCTGGGAGGCGGCGTCGATGTGGCCGTTCGCGGGAGTCGCGGGGCGCCTGTTCCTCGTGCAGGCCGCGATCAGCCTGCTGTTCGTCGCGCCGCTCGGCTACGCGTTCTGGTACCTCGGCGCGTTCGGCGGGGCGGACGCGAAGGCGCTGATCGCGCTCGCGCTCCTCTTCCCCACCTTCCCGGAGTACGCCGTCGCCGGCGCGGAGCTCCCGCTCGTCGAGACCCAGATCGGCGTCTTCTCGCTCACGGTCCTCACGAACGCGGTGCTGCTCGGGTTGGCCTATCCCCTCGGGCTCGCCGGACTCAATCTCCTCCGCGGCGAGCTCTCGGCGAACACGTTCCTCGCGCGCCCGGTGGCGACGGAGTCGCTGCCGGACCGCCACGGTCGGCTCTTCGAGGACGACGCGGGGGAGACGCGGAGCGGGCTGGACCTCGACGCGCTCCGGATGTACCTGCGGTGGCGCGGGCTGACGCTCGCGGACCTGCGCGCCGACCCGGACCGGCTCCGCGACCCGGAAAGCGTCGGCGAGACGTTCGATCCGACCGACGGCGGCACCCACGTCGGCCCGCGGACCGACGGCGGGACCGCGGCGCAACCGGAGGGCGAGGCCGCTCAACCGAACTCCGGACCGGCGGCGTTCGACGACCCGTGGGCCGCGGAGCGGTTCCTCGCGGAGATCGATCGCGGGGCGTACGGCACCGACGTCGAGACGCTCCGCGGCGGGCTGGCGGTCGTCGCCAAGAAGGAGAGCGTGCTGGTGTCGCCCGGGATGCCGTTCGTCGTCCCGATGGCGGTCGGGCTCGTCGTCTCGCTGACGTTCGGCGACGCGCTGTTCGCGCTGCTCGGCGTCGTCGGACTGGTCTGA
- a CDS encoding GNAT family N-acetyltransferase produces MTPLDSAPAEPTVVVREARPADADAVAAFTRDTWGERHADYIPRVFPEWAASDDSDRGTFVATLPPEAVAGSEAVAERDDRSEGDTLVEGDGAGAAAPGEPEAVVGCIQGALLSEWEAWGQGIRVDPAARGFGVGTALSTAALDWARERGATVCRNMVFSWNVAGLGQSRAVGFEPTTEFRFAEPEPAADSTGDSVALRAVDDPDPNAAWAFWTDSDARDHLGGLALDDGESWACSELTRDRLRVAADEGRLLAVADADALAGFAVRTRVSERPGDDAGDAPERVAVYGAVAWRDVDAAGALYPEIAADAAAVDADATRVLIPETVEHVSDTGANRVPVAGEPDFVMRADLTGDL; encoded by the coding sequence ATGACGCCCCTCGACTCGGCGCCCGCCGAACCGACCGTCGTCGTCCGCGAGGCCCGCCCCGCCGACGCCGACGCGGTCGCCGCGTTCACGCGGGACACGTGGGGCGAGCGCCACGCCGACTACATCCCGCGCGTGTTCCCCGAGTGGGCCGCGTCCGACGACTCGGACCGCGGCACCTTCGTCGCGACGCTCCCGCCCGAGGCGGTCGCCGGGAGCGAAGCGGTCGCGGAGCGCGACGACCGGAGCGAGGGCGACACGCTCGTCGAGGGCGACGGCGCGGGCGCCGCCGCCCCGGGCGAACCGGAGGCCGTCGTCGGCTGCATCCAGGGCGCCCTGCTCAGCGAGTGGGAGGCGTGGGGACAGGGTATCCGCGTCGACCCGGCCGCCCGCGGCTTCGGCGTCGGGACCGCCCTCTCGACCGCCGCGCTCGACTGGGCGCGCGAGCGCGGCGCGACCGTCTGCCGGAACATGGTCTTCTCGTGGAACGTCGCGGGGCTCGGCCAGTCTCGCGCGGTCGGCTTCGAGCCGACGACGGAGTTCCGGTTCGCGGAGCCGGAGCCGGCCGCGGATTCGACCGGTGACTCGGTCGCGCTCCGCGCCGTCGACGACCCCGACCCGAACGCGGCGTGGGCGTTCTGGACCGACAGCGACGCCCGCGACCACCTCGGCGGCCTCGCGCTCGACGACGGGGAGTCGTGGGCCTGCTCCGAGCTCACCCGCGATCGCCTCCGCGTCGCGGCCGACGAGGGCCGACTGCTGGCCGTTGCCGACGCGGACGCGCTCGCCGGCTTCGCGGTCCGCACCCGCGTCTCGGAGCGCCCGGGCGACGACGCGGGAGACGCCCCCGAGCGCGTCGCCGTGTACGGCGCCGTCGCGTGGCGCGACGTCGACGCGGCGGGCGCTCTGTATCCGGAAATCGCCGCCGACGCGGCCGCGGTCGACGCCGACGCCACGCGGGTCCTGATCCCCGAGACCGTCGAGCACGTGAGCGACACCGGCGCGAACCGCGTGCCGGTCGCCGGCGAGCCCGACTTCGTCATGCGGGCCGACCTCACGGGCGACTTATAA
- a CDS encoding ABC transporter ATP-binding protein produces MAGVNEGSMSDGDSATTEDDRSAAERGAAAGGTTEASGVAVDGVGKTYDGEGSPVRALDDVSFGVDDGEFVCLVGPSGCGKTTLFRIIAGLTDATDGEVRLAGAPVTGPTTDMGVVFQEYHLFPWLTVEENVGFGLERSDRSEAERAERVDEMLGLVGLSEFRESYPKSLSGGMKQRVAIARALAVDPELLLMDEPFGAVDAQTREMLQRELLDVWASTGKTVLFVTHDVAEAVTLADRIVVMAADPGRVAEVVDVDVDRPRERGDPAFGEHVARVRELIGARP; encoded by the coding sequence GTGGCGGGCGTGAACGAGGGATCGATGTCGGACGGGGATTCGGCGACGACCGAGGACGACCGCAGCGCGGCCGAGAGAGGCGCCGCAGCGGGCGGAACCACCGAGGCGTCCGGTGTCGCCGTCGACGGCGTCGGGAAGACGTACGACGGCGAGGGGAGTCCGGTCCGCGCGCTCGACGACGTCTCCTTCGGGGTCGACGACGGCGAGTTCGTCTGTCTCGTCGGCCCGTCCGGCTGCGGGAAGACGACGCTCTTCCGGATCATCGCCGGTCTCACCGACGCCACCGACGGGGAGGTCCGACTCGCCGGCGCCCCGGTCACCGGCCCGACGACCGACATGGGCGTCGTCTTCCAGGAGTACCACCTGTTCCCGTGGCTCACGGTCGAGGAGAACGTCGGGTTCGGGCTCGAACGGAGCGACCGGTCCGAGGCGGAGCGCGCGGAGCGGGTCGACGAGATGCTCGGTCTCGTCGGACTCTCGGAGTTCCGGGAGTCGTACCCGAAGTCGCTCTCGGGCGGCATGAAACAGCGCGTCGCCATCGCGCGGGCGCTCGCCGTGGACCCCGAACTACTCTTGATGGACGAGCCGTTCGGCGCGGTCGACGCGCAGACGCGGGAGATGCTCCAGCGGGAGCTCCTCGACGTGTGGGCGTCGACCGGGAAGACCGTGCTCTTCGTCACCCACGACGTCGCCGAGGCGGTGACGCTCGCCGACCGGATCGTCGTGATGGCGGCCGACCCCGGCCGCGTCGCCGAGGTCGTCGACGTCGACGTCGACCGGCCCCGCGAGCGCGGCGACCCGGCGTTCGGGGAGCACGTGGCTCGGGTACGGGAACTGATCGGAGCGCGGCCGTAA
- a CDS encoding ABC transporter substrate-binding protein produces the protein MHDTRAPTSRRSFLAAAGGSATLGLAGCLGGGGGLDEVTVAHMPIYPDLQWYVMEGEGYFSEVDAEVTGKEFTDGPAIVRAFGSGDIDVAMFGIVPAMIVIDRDIPAKVTAANIREPMGIMADESFHDAFEAEGGDAFATWAEENGGPFRFGTFPQGSVPDVLLRYWLQETGVDPESNEDVEIVEINGASAVWQAIANGEIDGTSIMEPVPTIAQEEGSSVAMLRTAAQILPGQPAAVTLMSDAVRESPLAAQFLEQHVRATEFIDENPEATAGHVESGIGMPADRARRALDSPLSNFVTDPRSITEATPVFSEFAANNGQIDERLSNEAIFDFEAYDSL, from the coding sequence ATGCACGACACACGCGCGCCGACCTCGCGTCGGTCCTTCCTCGCCGCCGCCGGCGGCTCCGCGACGCTCGGACTCGCCGGCTGTCTCGGCGGGGGCGGCGGACTCGACGAGGTGACGGTCGCGCACATGCCGATCTACCCCGACCTCCAGTGGTACGTGATGGAGGGAGAGGGGTACTTCTCCGAGGTCGACGCCGAGGTCACCGGGAAGGAGTTCACCGACGGGCCGGCGATCGTCCGGGCCTTCGGCAGCGGCGACATCGACGTCGCCATGTTCGGGATCGTGCCGGCGATGATCGTCATCGACCGCGACATCCCCGCCAAGGTGACCGCGGCCAACATCCGCGAGCCGATGGGGATCATGGCCGATGAGTCGTTCCACGACGCCTTCGAGGCGGAGGGCGGCGACGCGTTCGCGACGTGGGCCGAGGAGAACGGCGGGCCGTTCCGCTTCGGTACCTTCCCGCAGGGGAGCGTCCCGGACGTGCTGCTCCGCTACTGGCTCCAGGAGACCGGCGTCGACCCCGAATCGAACGAGGACGTCGAGATCGTCGAGATCAACGGCGCCAGCGCCGTCTGGCAGGCGATCGCTAACGGAGAGATCGACGGCACCTCGATCATGGAGCCGGTGCCGACGATCGCACAGGAGGAGGGCTCGTCCGTCGCGATGCTGCGGACGGCCGCGCAGATCCTCCCGGGCCAGCCCGCCGCGGTCACGCTGATGAGCGACGCGGTCCGCGAGTCGCCGCTGGCAGCGCAGTTCCTCGAACAGCACGTCCGCGCCACCGAGTTCATCGACGAGAACCCGGAGGCGACCGCCGGGCACGTCGAGTCGGGGATCGGGATGCCGGCGGACCGCGCCCGTCGGGCGCTCGACTCGCCGCTGTCGAACTTCGTCACCGACCCCCGGTCGATCACCGAAGCGACCCCGGTGTTCTCGGAGTTCGCGGCGAACAACGGGCAGATCGACGAGCGGCTGTCGAACGAGGCGATATTCGACTTCGAGGCGTACGACTCACTCTGA
- the deoC gene encoding deoxyribose-phosphate aldolase, whose translation MDRDAFAASIDHTVLGPETTWGDVETVLAEAADHGMNACIPPCYVAEAADYEDAPETVATVVGFPHGQHAPEAKRDEAVGAWNDGADEIDLVINVGRLKAGEDDVVAAEIADVVAAVPVPVKVIIETALLTDAEKRRACEAAVDADADMVKTSTGFADGGATVPDVELMSDYLPVKASGGVGSYEEALAMLDAGAVRIGASSGVEIVEGHPE comes from the coding sequence ATGGACCGCGACGCGTTCGCCGCCAGCATCGACCACACCGTGCTCGGCCCGGAGACGACGTGGGGCGACGTCGAGACCGTCCTCGCTGAGGCGGCCGACCACGGGATGAACGCCTGTATCCCGCCCTGCTACGTCGCCGAGGCGGCCGACTACGAGGACGCCCCCGAGACGGTCGCGACCGTGGTCGGGTTCCCGCACGGGCAGCACGCGCCGGAGGCGAAGCGGGACGAGGCCGTCGGCGCGTGGAACGACGGCGCCGACGAGATCGATCTGGTGATCAACGTCGGCCGGCTGAAGGCCGGCGAGGACGACGTCGTCGCCGCCGAGATCGCGGACGTGGTCGCCGCGGTACCGGTCCCCGTGAAGGTGATCATCGAGACCGCGCTCCTGACCGACGCCGAGAAGCGTCGCGCCTGCGAGGCCGCCGTCGATGCCGACGCCGACATGGTGAAGACCTCCACCGGGTTCGCCGACGGCGGCGCCACGGTCCCCGACGTGGAGCTCATGAGCGACTACCTCCCGGTGAAGGCCTCCGGCGGCGTCGGCTCCTACGAGGAGGCGCTGGCGATGCTCGACGCCGGCGCGGTCCGGATCGGCGCCTCCTCCGGCGTCGAGATCGTCGAGGGACACCCCGAGTGA
- a CDS encoding DUF6498-containing protein, translating into MPSAVRFAPLRALARGRRPRALSLLVSNVVPLIGVVALGWNAAALMTLYWFELGIVSGWAVVRGLFAGRPSEIERDALIAGPLAQRRAALPVPRTGLRVRLSSLLVLPIAAPVLCVVWLVVGGLTVGVVADGGPPAATLDTVALATLGVFLGEGATTLVEYFGRGEYREHSAQTAIRGIFARGAAIFVGALITVTLVGAATLDGDDPISAIDPDAVGLPLLLGIIAVKAAFDLAGLYGDRLAAFDESAALDLGLSHEPPSPESPDGSVAGPVETVRQPVRSRLAGAAVTPLGRPGLWYLAAVPALGAALFAVGGDLATATALVAVAVGVPLLLGALDHEFRYGLVSYRAGDDALVARDRLIGATLWRVEPWDETGLRVERNRLDRRLDTETVAIELRDDEYRIPGVADPDPILDVFDRRPDRPDD; encoded by the coding sequence ATGCCCTCCGCCGTTCGCTTCGCCCCCCTGCGAGCCCTCGCTCGCGGGCGCCGCCCCCGAGCGCTCTCGCTCCTCGTCTCGAACGTCGTCCCCCTGATCGGCGTCGTCGCCCTCGGCTGGAACGCGGCCGCGCTGATGACGCTCTACTGGTTCGAGCTCGGGATCGTCTCCGGCTGGGCGGTCGTCCGCGGCCTGTTCGCCGGGCGCCCCTCCGAGATCGAGCGCGACGCGCTGATCGCCGGCCCGCTCGCGCAGCGACGGGCCGCGCTGCCGGTCCCCCGCACGGGGCTCCGAGTACGTCTCTCCTCGCTGCTCGTCCTCCCGATCGCCGCGCCGGTGCTCTGCGTCGTCTGGCTGGTCGTCGGGGGTCTCACGGTCGGGGTCGTCGCCGACGGTGGACCGCCGGCCGCGACGCTCGACACCGTGGCGCTCGCGACGCTCGGCGTCTTTCTCGGCGAGGGGGCGACGACTCTCGTCGAGTACTTCGGCCGCGGCGAGTACCGGGAGCACAGCGCGCAGACGGCGATCCGAGGGATCTTCGCACGCGGCGCGGCGATCTTCGTCGGCGCGCTGATCACCGTCACGCTCGTCGGCGCGGCGACGCTCGACGGCGACGACCCGATATCGGCGATCGATCCCGACGCGGTCGGGCTCCCGCTCCTGCTCGGAATCATCGCGGTGAAGGCCGCGTTCGACCTCGCCGGGCTGTACGGCGACCGGCTGGCGGCGTTCGACGAGTCGGCGGCGCTGGATCTCGGGCTCTCGCACGAGCCCCCCTCGCCCGAGTCGCCCGACGGGTCGGTCGCGGGGCCGGTCGAGACGGTCCGGCAGCCCGTTCGCTCTCGGCTCGCGGGCGCGGCGGTGACGCCGCTCGGGCGTCCGGGGCTGTGGTACCTCGCCGCGGTCCCGGCGCTCGGTGCGGCGCTGTTCGCGGTCGGCGGCGACTTGGCAACCGCGACCGCCCTCGTCGCGGTCGCGGTCGGCGTCCCGCTGCTCCTCGGCGCGCTCGACCACGAGTTCCGGTACGGGCTCGTGTCGTACCGGGCCGGGGACGACGCGCTCGTCGCCCGCGACCGCCTGATCGGTGCGACGCTGTGGCGCGTCGAACCGTGGGACGAGACCGGCTTGCGCGTGGAACGAAACCGGCTCGACCGGCGGCTCGACACAGAGACGGTCGCGATCGAACTCCGCGACGACGAGTACCGGATCCCCGGGGTGGCGGACCCGGACCCGATCCTCGACGTCTTCGACAGGCGACCCGACCGGCCGGACGACTGA